Below is a genomic region from Raphanus sativus cultivar WK10039 chromosome 4, ASM80110v3, whole genome shotgun sequence.
gttttaagtctctagcttgactttgtgtGCATGCTAATCATAGGTATCAAAAGGCTGAGCCAATGCACCTTTGGTCCTTCTcctacaagaacaagaaaccaagtgcgcaaaggagcacactactgtccatagaaaatagacagatttttcatcaaagaGCTTCACTATAGATGAATCATGAAATATGAGATGCTCTTTGATGTTTAAATAGGCATGAGAATCAAATGCATTTGGTGGAAAGATAAAGTCAACTACTGGTTCAAACGAGGTTTTAACAAAGtagtcaactctatctccatcaACTGAATAAAACACAATGTTCACATTCTCATGATTATTTTTGACAAGGGGGTTTTCTATCTCAAGCAAGAGCTTATCCACATCAAGCTCATCCCCTGTATcagcaagagaaagaagaggtctaggttcattaagaatcaaaaactcagattcgagatcaaatgaagcacatagatagctcttgtcaaaacaaacttcaatatgATCTCTAGCAAGCTTTTCTATTCTCAACTCATCTAGCTTCCTAGTTTCACATATCAGATCAAGACATTCATTGATGAGCACAAGAGAATCATGATCATGGGCAATGTTTTCACCACAAGGCGAGcatattttctcaaattgaaGTTCTAAAATGGAAATTTCTATACCTTCCAGCTGGAGTGGTGGAGCCCAATCCATTACCTCTTTAAGGTCATAGGCAACATTAAACTCATACTTTGTAACCTCCCTTCCTTCAAGCTCTGCTCGATCCTTAATAAGCTCCAACCGGATCCTTCGTGCTAGGGATGTCTTTGCCGAACCTGGGTACTCCTTCTGAAGCTCATATAACATCACAAGTTGTGCTGGTGTGAGTATACTTGCATCAAAGTCATCTTGAATGTGATATTCaaatgtgtcttcctcttcttgtggctcccCATGGTAACTTGAAGCCATCTCTACAAATAACAAAAGCTAGAAGAAAAGGTTAGTAACTgtacaaaagcaaaacaaagcaagaaaataaagcttagtctcaagaaagattgaaatcctaatgataaatctactagttccccggcaacggcgccaatttgatattggaagttttcaaggctcccaagtcaaatgatagtataaaagattgtcgaaccacagagaactagagaTCTATAGCActaagaatacacaaactctcttaatctaagcaaacgAGAAGATGGATGATGGTAACAAACTAAGGtcctagaaatataaataaggtgatctcaaatccaaactagaaacaaatgcaagaactcaatcaaatgctaaggtggacCCATGGGAAAGAGACTTGATcttgggtgactaagatccaaactagagtggcaagctatcaatcaaacactttccttatgcctagacacaacactaaacaagctctatctctagatgaatgttcttttgctaaagcaactcaagcatctaatctcttaggttgaatattactaaagcaaacatggagaacaagtctaatagcaatcttagcctctttaacaacaaatctctttggcaaagtagactaaaagcattgaagagttggttcagacatttcatcatacacctttcgggcaggaaatgtctagagatctattttagtatgatcaagactaaaatagcattaagaaccctcaacaagcaaagaaagaaatagatctaacactaaacaccctagatcttcactaatcacccttaatcaccctaacccatgaatccaaaatgtgtctactccctaatctccatgataaacctcaaatccatatgagattcaaggctaatcatgttaatgattaagagaaacaagatataagatgaagatTCCAAAAATCCTTAGATTGATAAAAGATTCAAGTTTTACAAGATGaggcaaagtctagagagaaaatgagatgattacaaagattaggtctacaaagtatttatagtagctagaaacataaggataaaagagtaaaaacaagTCTGATAAACTCTCAAATGCTAACTATGAAAATGGTCGCAACTGCCTTTTGGCGCTGACAAAAAGCCGTTGAGGAGTGCAGAAACCCGCTGGGATATGcacaccggcttctcgtcacgTTCACCAAGCCGCTGCAACATCTCGAAGTCGGGCAGGGAGGGTCGATTTTCTCCAGCGGTCTGGTGAAGCCGCTGCACCAAAAGCCGCTCCAACACTTAGAATTTTCAGCAGAACTtctgcaccggcttctcgtcaggacgccaggccgctgggtgacgctaggccgctgggtgatgtgcatcggcttcctgcaaggtcaaaatgccgctgcctgtcacatgaagccgctgggacacttggTCATCACACCATGAACTCGAAAAACACCAATCTTGCCTCCAATCCACCTCCAattgctccaaagtcaccatttggcatctccatcacctgataagaacaaatgcaatgcaatgcaaactaaacaagtctaaatgctatcctagatgatcaaaatgcatgataaatgaatgataaaatctattaaaaacacaagatatcacTAACACAACCATAAACTAACCTAAACATTTATTACTCAACCTAGAAGATCAAACACGAATTAATTAATCAACCTTAAAGAACAAAGAGAACTTTGGATTTACCTTTATCTCCATGGTACATAACGTGAACAGAGCATCTTCTCCTCTCCTCCGAACCAGTGTTTATTGAAGTTCTTTCTTGTGAATATCTCATGTAACTTGCTTCGGTTCCTTCTTGCAAAGACAgagaaatttataaaaaatattgaaattgaATCAAACAATACACAAGAACACAAAAGACTAAAATTAAAGACATGCAAAGacatagaaattaaaaaaaaggaatttaCCTTTCGATTGCAATCAGAAGCTACCGCCGATTTTCATCCTTGGGTACATCCACAAATTTTATCCGTCCAGGATAGCCACCGTGATTCTTCGACGATCACCACCGCGAGGAGCCAGCGAGAATCCATGAGAACAGACACCGAATCGACAAGGAGAGCGACCGAGAACCACCGATGAATCTTCGACATCGACCAAAACCACTGATGAGATTCATCCTCCACTGATGAGATTCATTCTCCATCCGCcaatttccttttctttccaAACTCGTCTcgaagagacaaaaaaaaaagaaatagttttCTTTTCTCTAAAAACATCCATCCTATCCTCTATCGCCACGCGTCCCACAAGCGTCAGCCTTTCAACGCTTAATTAAGCAACAGCCCTTAATTAAATCCCtcctttttcatttaattaaatagCTCATTACACTAAGATCTAGTGTTAAGAGTCTGCAATGCACATGCTCTAAGAAATTGACTCTAATATTCAATCGGAAGAGGGTATTatcgatataaatatttatgttggATACATTTATAAACTTTCTTTAAGTTGAGGGTTATTTTTGAAAGTTGAAACTAAAAGAAACGCGCCGCTTCGCCTACCCATCTATAGGAATAGAGGCAAAACGGCGTgcagtttttttgttttagaacaATCAAAATAGCTTCGCTTCCTTCTCCTCTCTAAAATATAATCTTGGCGACGAAGAACTTTGGTGAGGAGGAAAGATCAGTGAgattcgattcgattcgattcgaAGCTAAAACTCTTTTTCAGTTTGGAGAAGACGatggaaggagaagaagaagtgagCATTAACGAGTTGGCTTCGAATCTCACTACCTACAAAGAGCAGCTCCAACAGGTGAACCAACTGTTTTAATCTCTTCTTTTCACGGCCTTTGTTTAGGGCTTATAGAGAATCGAACAATTGAATTGAGCAGATTAGGGTTATGTGTGATTGTTAGGGGTTCGTAAGGAAGGGATGCTTCAAATTAGGGTTTCGTTGATTGAACAAGTTTGTTTTAATTGTAAAAAGAGTAGAATTATTAATCTTCCTCGGTGCTTGTTTTCTCCATGATGGATTATCTGATAGATAAATttacactcttttttttttgtggtttccAGGTGAAGCAGCTTTTGTCACAAGACCCTAGAAACTCTGAATATGCAGACATGGAAAAGGAGCTTAAAGAGGTGAGGATCATACATCCTTCTCACTCTAACTAATTAATCACTTCACTTCATTCTTGGTTTTTGTGTGATCACAATCTTGTTGTCTCTCTTGTCCCATGTCATTCTGCTCGTGTATTATTAACACGCTAAAGTAGATTTTATGTTAGTTGAGCATCATCTAGGTTTCATGTCCTTTTATGTTTTCCATTCCCCCTCCCATCTTTTGAAGGATTCAGCTTG
It encodes:
- the LOC130510862 gene encoding uncharacterized protein LOC130510862 isoform X1 produces the protein MASSYHGEPQEEEDTFEYHIQDDFDASILTPAQLVMLYELQKEYPGSAKTSLARRIRLELIKDRAELEGREVTKYEFNVAYDLKEVMDWAPPLQLEEMASSYHGEPQEEEDTFEYHIQDDFDASILTPSTTCDVI
- the LOC130510862 gene encoding uncharacterized protein LOC130510862 isoform X2, with amino-acid sequence MASSYHGEPQEEEDTFEYHIQDDFDASILTPAQLVMLYELQKEYPGSAKTSLARRIRLELIKDRAELEGREVTKYEFNVAYDLKEVMDWAPPLQLEDL